In the genome of Segnochrobactrum spirostomi, the window CGGCGGGCGGCAGCGTCCGCCGCGCGACGCGAACGAGACCGAATGGCTCGACCCTGATCCGCCCTTCCACCGGTAGGATGGCGACGCTGCCGCCTGCGACCAGCAAGGCCGCGACCGAGCGCGATACCGCCATGATCGCGCCGTTGCGCGCGATCATCGAAAGCCCGAGCAGCACCGAACCGGTATCGACGATGCGTTCCGGCGGCGCGATGCCGGCCTCGCGGAAATAGCCCTCGATCCGGCGGCGGAGCAGGGTGCCGCGCGCATTGAGCACCCACGATTGGCCGGCGAGCAGATCCGGTGTGATCCTGCCGCGGCCGAGGAGCGGATGATCGCGGCCGACGAGAAAGCACAATTCCTCCCCATGGCCCTCCTCATAGAGGAAGAGGCTCGAATCGACGTCCTCCGGAATGCGGGCGATGGCGAAATCGAGCCGGGCCTCGATCAGCCGGCGCACCAGCACGTCGCTCGTCTCGACGTCGACGCGGACGTGGAGCCGCGGATGGCGGCCCTGCATCTCCTCGATCGCCGCGCCGAGGATATCGATCGCCGGGGAGGTGACCGCACCGATTGCGACCGAGCCGCCTTCGCCGGCGATGAGGGCCGTCAATTCGTCCCCGGCGCGGTTCAGTTCCGAGAGCACGGTGCGGGCATGGCGCACCAGAACCTCGCCGTACCAGTTCGGCTCGACGCCGCGCGGCAGACGCTCGAACAGCGAGACGTCGGTCATCCGCTCGAGCTCGCCGAGGAGCTTCGAGGCGGCGGGCTGAGACATGTTGAGCGCTTCCGCCGCGCGGTGCAGGTTGCGGTGCTCGTCGAGCGCCATGAGGAGCTGGAGATGCCGGAGCTTCAGCCGGGCGCGGAGAAACCAGTCGGTGCCCAGCGGGCGGCTGCCGTGGCGGCGCGGCCCCCGTCCGTCATCCTCCCCGCTTGCGAGCGCCATGCTGTCTCTCCCGATCTTTGATATCGTTTTGTATATCACGAAAGCCGCATTCCGAATTGGACGGTTATGACGCGGGCCGCCTATGGTCTCGAACCAAAAAGATCGGGAGAGGACCAGGATGAGCACCGTCAGCGTCAGCGCGCCGCTTCGCCTTGCGCAGATCCGCACCCAGGGAGGGTGGCGGCGGGTGGTCGCGACCGGCGGCGACGGCGTCTCCTTCATCGTGCCCGGCGTGATCTCCGTGCAGGATCTCGCGGTCTCCGCCATCGGCGCCGGCCGCACGCTCACCGAGGAGGTGCATCTGCGCGCCGGGGCGGCCGAGCTCGAACACGTCGATCTGAAGGCGCTCGCCGCGGCGGGCGGCGTTCTCGCCCCGCTCGATCATCCCGATCCCGCCCACCTCTACGTGACCGGCACCGGGCTCACGCACCTCGGCAGCGCCGAGGGGCGGGACCAGATGCACCGCAAGCTCAAGGCGGCGGACGATCTCACCGATTCGATGAAGATGTTTCGCAAGGGCCTCGAAGGCGGCAAGCCGCCGGCGGGGGAGGTCGGGGTGCAGCCGGAATGGTTCTACAAGGGCGACGGCTCGATCATCGCCGCCCCCGGCGCGCCGCTCGAATCGCCGTCCTTCGCCCTCGACGGCGGTGAGGAGCCGGAGATCGTCGGCCTCTACATCATCGGCCCCGACGGCGCCCCGTGGCGCATCGGCTTCTCCCTCGGCAACGAATTCTCCGACCATGTGACGGAGCGCGAGAACTATCTCTATCTCGCCCATTCGAAGCTCCGGGTGTGCAGCTTCGGCCCGGAAATCCTGGTCGGCGCGCTGCCCGACGACATCCGCGGCACCTCGCGCATCCGCCGCGGTGGAACGACGCTCTGGGAGAAGCCGTTCCTGTCGGGCGAGGCCAATATGAGCCACGCCCTCGCGAACCTCGAGGCGCACCACTTCAAATACGGCCTGTTCCGCCGCCCCGGCGATCTCCACGTCCACTATTTCGGAACGGCGACGCTGAGCTTCTCGGACGGGGTGCGGACCGAGCCCGGCGACGTGTTCGAGATCGAGGCGGAACCTTTCGGCTTGCCCCTCGCCAATCCGCTCGCCATCGTGCCCGCGCCGTCCGTGTCGGTGCGCGTTCTCTGAAGCGCCCGGGCAGGATGGCCGGGAGAGGATAAGCGCCGCCACGGGCGGCGCGGCCGGGGATCGGTCCACCGGCGCTCAAGGAGACGAACGATGACGGCCCCTTATCGCAATTTCATCGCCGGCGAGTGGATCGAGGCTTCGGCCGCATCCGCGAACGTCAACCCCTCGAACGTCGCCGACATCATCGGCGACTACGCCCAGGGTGATGCGGCGGCCGTCGAGACCGCAGTCGCCGCCGCCAAAACGGCCTTTCCGGCGTGGTCGCGCAGCAACGTCTATACGCGCTACGAGATCCTGAAGAAGGTCTCCGACGAGATCTTCGCCCGCAAGGAAGAGCTCGGCCGCCTGCTGTCGCGCGAAGAGGGTAAGACGCTGCCGGAGGGCATCGGCGAGGTGACGCGGGCAGGCCAGATCTTCGCCTTCTTCGCCGGCGAATGCCTGCGTCAGGCGGGCGAGCTGGTCCCCTCGGTCCGTCCGGGCGTGCGGGTCGAAATCACCCGCGAGCCGGTCGGCGTGGTCGGCCTCATCACGCCGTGGAACTTCCCGATCGCCATTCCGGCCTGGAAGATCGCGCCGGCGCTCGCCTACGGCAACACCGTGGTGATGAAGCCGGCCGATCTGGTGCCGGGCAGTGCCTGGGCGCTCGCCGACATCCTCGCCCGGGCGGGCCTCCCGGCCGGCGCTTTCAATCTCGTCATGGGACGCGGCTCGACGGTCGGTCAGGCGCTGCTTGAGCACCCGGACGTCAATGCGATCTCGTTCACCGGATCGGTGGCGACCGGCCGCCACGTCGCGAAGACGGCGATCGGACATTTCGCCCGGCTCCAGCTCGAGATGGGCGGCAAGAACCCGTTCGTCGTGCTCGACGACGCCGATCTCGCCACCGCCGTCGAATGCTCGCTCAACGGCGCCTTCTTCTCGACCGGGCAGCGCTGCACGGCCTCGAGCCGGCTGATCGTCACCGAGGGCATTCACGACCGCTTCGTCGCGGCGCTGAAGGAGCGGCTCGCCGCCCTCGTGATCGACGATGCCCTGAAGCCCGGCACCCACATCGGCCCGGTGGTCGACCAGAAGCAGCTCGATCAGGATCTCGATTATATCCGCATCGGGCGGGACGAGGGCGCGACACTCGCCTTCGGCGGCGAGCGGCTGAACCGCGAGACCGAGGGCTTCTATCTCGCCCCCGCGCTCTTCACGGACGTCGCGCCGACCATGCGCATCGCGCGTGAGGAGATTTTCGGCCCCGTCGC includes:
- a CDS encoding aldehyde dehydrogenase family protein; translation: MTAPYRNFIAGEWIEASAASANVNPSNVADIIGDYAQGDAAAVETAVAAAKTAFPAWSRSNVYTRYEILKKVSDEIFARKEELGRLLSREEGKTLPEGIGEVTRAGQIFAFFAGECLRQAGELVPSVRPGVRVEITREPVGVVGLITPWNFPIAIPAWKIAPALAYGNTVVMKPADLVPGSAWALADILARAGLPAGAFNLVMGRGSTVGQALLEHPDVNAISFTGSVATGRHVAKTAIGHFARLQLEMGGKNPFVVLDDADLATAVECSLNGAFFSTGQRCTASSRLIVTEGIHDRFVAALKERLAALVIDDALKPGTHIGPVVDQKQLDQDLDYIRIGRDEGATLAFGGERLNRETEGFYLAPALFTDVAPTMRIAREEIFGPVAAVVRVRDYDEALAVANDTEFGLSAGIATTSLKHAAHFKRNAEAGMVMVNLATAGVDFHVPFGGRKGSSYGPREQGTYAREFYTTVKTAYELP
- the araD1 gene encoding AraD1 family protein — its product is MSTVSVSAPLRLAQIRTQGGWRRVVATGGDGVSFIVPGVISVQDLAVSAIGAGRTLTEEVHLRAGAAELEHVDLKALAAAGGVLAPLDHPDPAHLYVTGTGLTHLGSAEGRDQMHRKLKAADDLTDSMKMFRKGLEGGKPPAGEVGVQPEWFYKGDGSIIAAPGAPLESPSFALDGGEEPEIVGLYIIGPDGAPWRIGFSLGNEFSDHVTERENYLYLAHSKLRVCSFGPEILVGALPDDIRGTSRIRRGGTTLWEKPFLSGEANMSHALANLEAHHFKYGLFRRPGDLHVHYFGTATLSFSDGVRTEPGDVFEIEAEPFGLPLANPLAIVPAPSVSVRVL
- a CDS encoding LysR family transcriptional regulator; protein product: MALASGEDDGRGPRRHGSRPLGTDWFLRARLKLRHLQLLMALDEHRNLHRAAEALNMSQPAASKLLGELERMTDVSLFERLPRGVEPNWYGEVLVRHARTVLSELNRAGDELTALIAGEGGSVAIGAVTSPAIDILGAAIEEMQGRHPRLHVRVDVETSDVLVRRLIEARLDFAIARIPEDVDSSLFLYEEGHGEELCFLVGRDHPLLGRGRITPDLLAGQSWVLNARGTLLRRRIEGYFREAGIAPPERIVDTGSVLLGLSMIARNGAIMAVSRSVAALLVAGGSVAILPVEGRIRVEPFGLVRVARRTLPPAAEAMFQIVRRRLRAPDDL